One Alnus glutinosa chromosome 3, dhAlnGlut1.1, whole genome shotgun sequence genomic region harbors:
- the LOC133864715 gene encoding probable 2-oxoglutarate-dependent dioxygenase AOP1 codes for MSSELQPKLPVLDFSSENLKPGTSSWESACKEVRLALEDYGCFVLVYNKVPSDLRNGVFGALEELFDLPTETKMRNKYEKPLNGYVGQIPKLPLHESMGIDNATTQEGTQSFTNLMWPNGNDNFCARLHSYAKLAAELDDMVSRMIHESYGVEKYYDSHKGSTTYLLRVLKNRVPQGNEPNIAFVTHTDKSFSTILHQNQVNGLEVETKDGNWINVEFSPSSFVVIAGDALMAWSNDRILSPSHRVTMNGKETRYSLGLFSFSNGIVQVPEELVDDEHPLQYKPFDHTGLLHFFRTDEGYKSKCPIKAYCGV; via the exons ATGAGTTCAGAATTGCAGCCTAAGCTTCCTGTTCTAGATTTCTCCAGTGAAAATTTGAAGCCTGGTACAAGCTCTTGGGAGTCAGCATGCAAGGAAGTTCGACTAGCACTTGAAGACTACGGCTGCTTTGTCCTAGTGTACAACAAAGTCCCCTCAGACCTTCGCAATGGAGTCTTTGGGGCCCTGGAAGAGTTGTTTGATCTCCCCACCGAAACCAAAATGCGAAACAAATATGAAAAGCCCTTGAATGGGTATGTTGGACAAATTCCTAAGCTTCCTCTCCATGAAAGCATGGGCATTGACAACGCAACAACCCAAGAAGGAACTCAGAGTTTCACAAATCTAATGTGGCCTAATGGAAACGATAATTTCTG TGCCCGTCTGCATTCATACGCAAAGCTAGCAGCGGAACTAGACGATATGGTGAGCAGAATGATACATGAAAGCTATGGTGTTGAGAAGTACTACGATTCTCACAAAGGGTCGACCACTTACCTTCTTCGAGTGTTGAAGAATAGAGTACCACAGGGGAATGAGCCTAATATTGCTTTTGTCACTCATACTGACAAGAGCTTCTCAACCATACTCCACCAAAATCAAGTTAACGGTTTGGAGGTGGAAACAAAGGACGGAAACTGGATTAATGTGGAGTTCTCACCTTCATCCTTCGTAGTAATTGCAGGCGACGCTCTAATG GCATGGAGCAATGACAGAATTCTTTCTCCTAGCCATCGAGTAACCATGAATGGGAAGGAAACAAGGTACTCCCTCGGACTGTTTTCATTCAGCAATGGAATTGTACAAGTACCTGAAGAGCTTGTTGATGACGAACACCCCTTGCAGTATAAGCCATTTGATCATACTGGATTACTGCATTTCTTTCGCACAGATGAGGGTTATAAATCCAAATGCCCTATCAAAGCCTATTGTGGTGTCTGA